The nucleotide window GTTAACGGTGGTGTTACCTGAGCCGTCGTTATACGTCAAATCCCAAGGTGATGTACCCGTAAGTGTGATAGATACACTTGTAGAGTCTTGATAACACAGTGCGGTTGTGCCCGTAATTGAAGCATTCGGCAATGGCATACGAACAATAGCTAACTTAACAGGATCGCCAACGCAACCGTTAGAATCGGTTTCGATAACAGTTAGTGTGTCAATACCTGTAGTAGTTAAAAAATCAATAGTGATACTGTCTGTAGAACCGCCTGAAGCCTGTGTGCCCCCGCCAACAGTCCAAGCATAGGATGAGCCTGCGTTTCCGGGCAGCCAATAGCTAATACCGGTAGCACCGGCGCAAACAGTGTCGTTTTGTGCGTTTGCATAAAATACTGCAGATGCAATAATTGCCAAAGTGAGTAGTACCTTTTTCATATGTATTGTGTGTATTAAAATTTCTGGTACAAAGGTATTTGGGGCCTGCCATAGCGAATTTTCAATCATGCGTGCACCTTTTCACCTGTAAGTAACAGCCGCAGATTTTTAGTGTTTAATGTTTTTTTCACTATTCAATCAATTGATATTTAGTTGTTTGATTATTTGGAAGGGTGTTTTCACCCTGTTTTAGATTGTAAATTTTATGCAAAAAGTTTTAAAAAATTTAAATTTTTTAATCACTTTTGTAAGCCAAATAGTTTAATAAGTAGCAATGGATTTGTTAACTAAAATAATCCAAACGTTGTCTGATGAGCAGTATGAAAAGCTGCTTGACAATGTAGGAGTGAATGAATACCACAACAACTATATCACCTTGCAGGGTTTGCGCAAGGGGCAAAAAGCTGCTGAAACACTTGCCGCCGAGCTGAAAATGAGCAAGGGGGCATTTAACACGTTTAAATCGCGGTTGCTTAAAAAGGTGAGTGCCCAATTGGGTCACCTTGAGGAGAATACGATTAGCCAACTGAAAGAAGAAACGGCGCGTATGAACCAGCTTGCTTTGCAAAACGAGCGTGAAGTATCGATACGGATATTGCGAGATTTGGAGAAGAAGTTGATTGAGTACGATTTATCAAGCGAGTTGGCAATTATTTACAAATTTTTGGCAAGGTTGCACCGTTTTTATCCTGAGTTTGAGCATTATGAAATGCAGTATAAAAAGTACGTGGCTTTTTCGCTTACCGTAACCAAGGCCGAGGATCAACTGTACGATTATATTTTCTATTTATCACACTATCACCTTAATCATTTAAGCGAAGACCAGCGGAATATTACAGCACAATTACAGGAGCTTGAGAGTTATGCAAAGCTGTATAAATCGCACCGCTTATTTGTAATTTATAATATTGCCAAAATATACCACGATTGCAGTTTTTTAAAGCCTGAGGAGCTTGCCCTTAAAGAGATTGAAACCGAAGAAACACTGCAACAGTTTACGGCAATATTTACCAAATACGGACAGGATGCGTTTTACCAAAACTTGCAATACATTGTTCCGTTTTTGTTTTTTGAGTATTACGTACGCGTGGGCAATAGTGTAAAAGCAAATCACTACCTAACTAAAATAAATATGGTGATTAGTAAAGTGGCACACAGACAGTTGTGGCCATTTTTCATCACCCAGATGATTAACTCAATTGTTTCGAAATTTGTAACAGAGGGCGATACAAACATTATTTACAACCTGCACGAAAAGCTGCAACAGTGTTATTTTCCGAGCCCTGAAGAAGCTCCGCATTACATTTGTTATGCAAGGTTTAGGTCGATGGTAGCCTTTTACAAAGGACAGTACAGTACCGGGGCGAAAATTATAAACGATTTGCGTAATGAAATCTCGTTAAAGAATTTCTCATTTGCCGAGATTGAAATTAAACTTTTTCAAGCGTTTCAATACGCCCTTGAAAATGAAGCCGAACTGGCCGAACGCTTGGTGGCAAGCGTGAAGAGACAGGTGAGTGACGAGGATGAATTGAAGCCTGTTGTGAAACTATTCAGCAAAACCCTTTCGCTGCTGATAAAGCATATTCACGATGGCAACGAAAAGGACAAAGTAGTGAAGTATTGGCGCAAGTTTAAAGAGAAGAACAACGGAAAGTTACTGAACTTTATCCGCCTCTCCCTTATAGAAATCTAAATTTAAAAAAGTCCGGATAAACCGGAATTAGCTGGCTATTGCTTGCAAGGTGTGCTTGCGTTTAAGGTCTTCAAGAACCTCTTCGCGCAAGGGTTTGTTCACTTTATCCATAATAAAGTTATGAGCATCAAGCAAGTGATCGGGGTATTTATTAATAAATGCCGATAAAATCACAATGCGAGTGTTTTTTAACTCGTCATACTTCAAAAGCATTTGTTTAAACTCAAGCAAAAAGTGAAACCCATCGTGTTGGGGTAAATGCAGATCCAGAAAAATTACTTCAGGTATTCCTTCTCCTTTGTTCAAAACGGTGTAAAGAAAGTTTAATGCTGAAGGAACACTGGTTCTAACATGCACTTTTTCAGCAAAGTAGGCAACCTGCATTAGGCGTTCGTTAATGAGGTTATCAATCTCTTCATCGTCTATAAGCAAGACGTTTTCAAATGGGGTACCGGTAATCTTTTTCAAGGTAGTTTTTTGTTTGATGTGTATACAAATGTATAAGAACGAAGT belongs to Bacteroidota bacterium and includes:
- a CDS encoding response regulator, with translation MCIHIKQKTTLKKITGTPFENVLLIDDEEIDNLINERLMQVAYFAEKVHVRTSVPSALNFLYTVLNKGEGIPEVIFLDLHLPQHDGFHFLLEFKQMLLKYDELKNTRIVILSAFINKYPDHLLDAHNFIMDKVNKPLREEVLEDLKRKHTLQAIAS